One window of uncultured Methanoregula sp. genomic DNA carries:
- a CDS encoding MiaB/RimO family radical SAM methylthiotransferase: protein MATGRIAIPPEKSCSNEVLDSLCNQRVFIETYGCRYNFGDSAKLAEILRHHGNTLVNTEEDADVVIINTCSVVGPTERRMLRRLSQLRDRNLYVTGCMPAVQREAILAVCNPTIIPPDAIQEKYRSVRTVSSDGIGIVQVAQGCSGVCTYCITRFARGPLRSFPLSEICGQVRAFAEQGTPEIQLTAQDVSAWGMDTGHKLAELLTELDHIPGPYRLRVGMMNPATVLQDLDSLIEAFAGEHIFRFIHLPAQSGSDRVLKKMGRRYSVQDFEDIISAFRRAFPDITLMTDMIVGFCGETEDEFTQSLELVKRIRPNKVNVTRYSVRPFTPVASEKDFPDSVKKDRSRAMNSLAEQVYSGINRPLLNHRIPVIVTEKIRDGSVMARSPGYIGVVINEDLPIGHACLVVLKRDRKYFFVGELVK, encoded by the coding sequence ATGGCAACAGGAAGAATAGCGATCCCCCCGGAAAAATCCTGTAGCAATGAAGTACTGGACTCACTGTGCAACCAGCGGGTATTCATTGAGACCTACGGGTGCCGGTATAATTTTGGCGATTCCGCGAAGCTTGCCGAGATCCTCCGGCACCATGGCAACACGCTGGTGAATACCGAAGAGGATGCCGATGTTGTTATCATTAATACCTGCTCGGTGGTTGGCCCGACCGAGAGGCGGATGCTCCGGCGCCTGTCCCAGCTCCGGGATCGCAATCTCTATGTAACCGGCTGCATGCCTGCAGTTCAGCGCGAAGCGATCCTGGCAGTCTGTAATCCTACCATCATCCCTCCGGATGCCATACAGGAGAAATATCGTAGTGTCCGGACTGTATCCAGCGATGGGATTGGCATAGTCCAGGTTGCGCAGGGATGTTCCGGTGTATGCACGTATTGCATCACCCGGTTCGCCCGGGGCCCCCTCCGGAGTTTTCCCCTGTCGGAGATCTGCGGGCAGGTCCGGGCATTTGCCGAACAAGGTACACCGGAAATCCAGTTAACGGCCCAGGATGTGAGCGCCTGGGGAATGGATACCGGGCACAAACTAGCAGAACTCCTGACAGAACTCGACCACATCCCTGGCCCGTACAGGTTGCGGGTGGGTATGATGAATCCTGCAACCGTACTGCAGGATTTGGATTCCCTCATCGAAGCATTTGCGGGTGAACATATCTTCAGGTTCATCCACCTTCCGGCGCAATCCGGATCGGATCGCGTCCTTAAAAAAATGGGGAGACGGTATTCCGTTCAGGACTTCGAAGATATCATATCCGCGTTCCGGCGGGCCTTCCCGGACATAACCCTGATGACCGACATGATTGTAGGATTCTGTGGCGAGACGGAAGACGAGTTTACCCAATCCCTGGAACTGGTAAAAAGAATCCGGCCGAACAAGGTGAACGTTACCCGGTATTCGGTGCGTCCCTTCACGCCTGTTGCATCAGAAAAGGATTTCCCTGATTCTGTCAAGAAAGACCGGTCCCGCGCCATGAATTCTCTCGCGGAACAGGTTTATTCAGGAATCAATCGTCCCCTGCTCAATCACAGAATTCCTGTAATCGTGACGGAAAAGATTCGGGACGGGTCGGTGATGGCCCGGTCTCCCGGGTATATCGGGGTTGTGATAAACGAGGATCTCCCGATTGGGCATGCATGCCTGGTAGTCCTCAAAAGGGACCGGAAATACTTTTTTGTCGGGGAACTGGTGAAGTAA
- the iorA gene encoding indolepyruvate ferredoxin oxidoreductase subunit alpha, with amino-acid sequence MEQNYLLGNEAIAHACVESGVDFVSGYPGTPSSEVIDTLRMQPERSYYVEWSVNEKVALENALAAAWCGVRALCTMKHVGLNVAADPLMTSAYTGVTGGLVILSADDPFAHSSQNEQDTRCYAHFARIPCLDPASVQEAHDMIRDAFELSEEFHLPVLFRPTTRICHSKGDVQLGEAQKSTRKGEFHKDPRQYVVIPVNTRVLHKKLNEKQPAIRKRLVEMGFNRYEIHGKTAIIASGIGASYVQELLPPGVSFMKIGAYPIDEEWLGNFVQKHEKVLVIEELAPEVEEIVRQVAGCVPVFGKKNGYAPYEGELSPLAVAGIMEKAGFIQKTPFAAIEPVQNLPPRPPILCAGCLHRSAFYAIKKVFRDAIYPSDIGCYTLGLQLGVVDTTICMGASITVASGIAHSGESRDVVCTIGDSTFLHTGIQGLMNAVYNGANMTVVILDNRITAMTGHQPNPNTGQTACGVESPPVSLEAICRACGVSFVEGIDPYDFTGMVNVLQEAKKRKGVKVIIAKQMCVISARRAGVKRGRYAVDAEACTGCGTCVRFGCPAIEFVNEKAQINELCSGCAVCAQLCPIGAIGREGKK; translated from the coding sequence ATGGAACAGAACTATCTCCTCGGGAACGAAGCGATCGCCCACGCCTGTGTCGAATCAGGCGTGGATTTTGTCAGCGGCTATCCTGGTACGCCTTCTTCTGAAGTGATCGATACCCTGCGCATGCAGCCGGAGCGGTCGTATTATGTGGAATGGTCGGTGAACGAGAAGGTCGCACTGGAAAATGCTCTCGCTGCCGCATGGTGCGGCGTACGGGCACTCTGCACGATGAAGCATGTCGGGCTCAACGTTGCAGCCGATCCTCTTATGACCAGCGCATACACCGGCGTCACGGGAGGTCTCGTGATCTTAAGTGCGGACGACCCGTTTGCCCACAGTTCCCAGAACGAGCAGGACACGCGCTGCTATGCTCATTTCGCCAGGATTCCCTGCCTTGACCCCGCAAGCGTGCAGGAAGCCCACGATATGATCCGCGACGCGTTCGAACTGTCCGAGGAGTTCCACCTGCCGGTTCTGTTCCGCCCGACAACGCGCATCTGTCACTCGAAAGGCGACGTGCAGCTGGGAGAAGCGCAAAAAAGCACCCGTAAGGGGGAGTTCCACAAGGATCCCCGGCAATACGTGGTGATTCCGGTGAATACCCGCGTCCTGCACAAGAAACTCAACGAGAAGCAGCCGGCGATCAGGAAGCGACTGGTCGAGATGGGATTCAACCGGTACGAGATTCACGGGAAGACCGCAATCATTGCAAGCGGTATCGGGGCATCCTATGTGCAGGAACTGCTGCCTCCCGGCGTTTCGTTCATGAAGATCGGTGCATATCCGATCGATGAGGAATGGCTCGGGAACTTCGTGCAGAAGCATGAAAAAGTCCTCGTGATCGAGGAGCTTGCCCCGGAAGTAGAAGAGATCGTGCGGCAGGTTGCCGGGTGTGTCCCGGTCTTCGGCAAGAAGAACGGGTATGCCCCCTATGAGGGCGAACTCTCCCCTCTCGCTGTAGCGGGCATCATGGAGAAGGCCGGTTTCATCCAGAAGACCCCCTTCGCTGCGATTGAACCTGTGCAGAACCTTCCTCCCCGCCCGCCGATCCTCTGCGCAGGCTGTCTCCACCGGAGCGCGTTCTATGCTATCAAAAAGGTGTTCCGTGATGCGATTTATCCCAGCGATATCGGGTGCTACACCCTGGGACTGCAGCTCGGGGTAGTTGATACCACGATCTGCATGGGGGCGTCCATCACGGTAGCGAGCGGTATTGCGCATTCGGGCGAATCCCGCGACGTGGTCTGCACAATCGGGGACTCAACGTTCCTGCATACCGGAATCCAGGGCCTGATGAATGCAGTCTATAACGGGGCGAACATGACGGTCGTGATCCTCGACAACCGGATCACCGCAATGACCGGCCACCAGCCCAACCCGAATACCGGCCAGACTGCCTGCGGCGTGGAATCACCGCCCGTTTCGCTCGAGGCGATCTGCCGGGCCTGCGGCGTCAGTTTTGTTGAAGGAATAGACCCGTATGATTTCACCGGCATGGTGAACGTGCTCCAGGAAGCCAAAAAGAGAAAGGGCGTCAAGGTCATCATCGCCAAGCAGATGTGCGTCATCTCGGCCCGCCGCGCAGGTGTGAAACGCGGGCGGTATGCGGTTGATGCGGAAGCCTGCACCGGGTGCGGCACCTGCGTGCGGTTCGGGTGCCCGGCCATAGAGTTTGTCAACGAGAAAGCGCAGATCAACGAACTCTGCAGCGGGTGTGCGGTCTGTGCCCAGCTCTGCCCTATCGGGGCTATCGGGCGGGAGGGGAAGAAATGA
- the iorB gene encoding indolepyruvate ferredoxin oxidoreductase subunit beta, whose translation MSASFDILIVGIGGQGTILASNVLGEACLIEGRHVKGAETHGMAQRGGSVESHIRIGGEFGPLIAPGQADLLISFDLLEALRYSHYLKKEGKMVINRHLVLPTSVYTQNLAAPSEDEIVAALKKHELCLLDADRIAMEAGSPLSQNVVMLGAAARWMPLKPATLLESVRRLVPKKTIEINTKAFEMGRDAGGKN comes from the coding sequence ATGAGCGCCAGTTTCGATATCCTGATCGTCGGCATCGGGGGACAGGGGACGATCCTTGCCTCCAATGTCCTGGGCGAGGCCTGCCTGATTGAAGGCCGGCATGTCAAAGGTGCCGAAACCCACGGTATGGCCCAGCGCGGGGGTTCTGTCGAGAGCCATATCCGTATCGGCGGGGAGTTCGGCCCCCTGATCGCACCGGGACAGGCAGATCTCCTGATCTCTTTCGATCTGCTCGAAGCGCTCCGGTACTCGCACTACCTGAAAAAAGAAGGGAAGATGGTGATCAATCGTCACCTCGTTCTTCCGACATCGGTATATACCCAGAATCTTGCAGCACCTTCCGAAGATGAGATCGTTGCAGCACTAAAAAAGCACGAACTCTGTCTTCTCGATGCCGACCGGATCGCAATGGAAGCGGGAAGCCCGCTTTCCCAGAATGTCGTGATGCTGGGTGCGGCTGCCCGGTGGATGCCGCTTAAGCCGGCAACCCTCCTCGAATCTGTCCGGAGACTTGTACCAAAGAAGACTATCGAGATCAACACGAAAGCGTTCGAAATGGGCAGGG